The Pyrus communis chromosome 9, drPyrComm1.1, whole genome shotgun sequence genome has a segment encoding these proteins:
- the LOC137744319 gene encoding uncharacterized protein yields MVQGMQNQAKEVNELKKQMCQMAEFLGQIRESGKLPSTTVVNPKGGFESAKAITLRSGKEVGNKEDEKIRIEEEEKNHPTARVVPPMPQPSTTPHPSTSGKVVPNVVISNTNLPDVPFPRRFAQSKKEESEKDILDTFRKVHLNRRNEDALEVALVHGIGARNEGGGILASHGMESDHIVVPPCSEVLEMVSALESLPSHSGKSPLSLLDSVLTNKLLPSIVQPPTLELKPLPSHLKYVFLGEDQTLPVIISSSLTGQEEDKLIRVFKEHKPAIGWTLADIKGISPTTCMHRILLEEGAKPSREAQRRLNPPMLEVVKKEIIKLLDCGVIYLISDSRWVSPVQVVPKKSGVTVVKNEEQELVPTRVVTGWRVCIDYRKLNAMTRKDHFPLPFLDQMLERLAGYKFYCFLDGYSGYNQIVIAPEDQEKTTFTCPFGTFAYRRMPFGLCNAPATFQRCMVSIFSDYVEKIIEIFMDDFSVFALKYLLTKKEAKPRLIRWLLLLQKFDIEIRDKKGVENVVADHLSRMVHEEASPIPETFPDEQLMSIQL; encoded by the exons atggtgcagggaatgcagaaccaagcaaaagAGGTTAATGAGCTGAAGAAGCAAATGTGCCAAATGGctgaatttttgggacaaattcGTGAAagtggtaagttaccaagcactacggtggtcaatcccaAGGGTGGTTTCGAATCTGCGAAAGCTATCACactaagaagtggaaaagaagtgggaaacaaggaagatgagaagatacgaatcgaagaagaggagaaaaatcaccccacggcaagggtggtacCACCCATGCCACAGCCATCTACGACCCCCCATCCATCCACCTCAGGTAAGGTTGTCCCAAATGTTGTGATTTCGAACACTAATCTGCCCGATGttcctttccctcgcagatttgcacaatcgaagaaggaagaaagcgaaaaggacattttggatacctttcgaaaa GTACATTTGAATCGAAGgaacgaagatgcacttgaagTAGCCTTAGTGCACGGCATAGGAGCAAGAAATGAGGGTGGGGGAATCCTTGCAAGCCACGGCATGGAATCTGACCATATTGTCGTGCCCCCTTGTAGTGAAGTGCTTGAAATGGTCTcggcccttgagtcattgccctcACACTCTGGTAAGTCTCCACTCTCACTTTTAGATTCGGTTTTGACTAACAAGTTACTTCCATCaattgtgcagccacctacacttgagttaaagccattacctagtcacttgaagtatgttttcttgggagaagaTCAGACACTACCTGTCATCATTTCTAGTTCACTCACGggccaagaagaagacaagctGATAAGGGTGTTCAAGGAGCACAAACCtgccattggatggaccttggcggATATCAAAGGCATTAGTcccaccacatgcatgcatcgcatcctTTTGGAGGAGGGAGCCAAGCCATCTCGTGAAGCTCAACGTCGCCTTAATCCACCCATGTTGGAAGTAGTAAAAAAGGAGATTataaaattgcttgattgtggtgtTATATATCTTAtttctgatagtcgttgggtgtcacccgtgcaggttgttccaaagaagtccggagtcacggtggtgaagaatgaagaacaagAGCTTGTACCCACTCGTGTTGTGACAGGTTGGCGTGTGTGTATTGATTACAGGAAGTTAAATGCCatgacaaggaaggatcactttccaTTGCCATTCCTGGACCAAATGctagaaaggttagccggttataaattttattgctttcttgatggctattccggatataaccaaattgtgatagctccggaggatcaggaaaagacaactttcacgTGCCCCTTTGGCACCTTTGCATATCGacgtatgccatttgggttgtgcaatgcccctgcgacatttcaacgatgcatggtgAGTATATTCTCTGATTAtgtggagaagattattgagatattcatggatgattttagcgtgtttg ctctcaagtatttgctcacgaagaaggaggccaagcctagactaattcgatggCTGTTGCTTTTACAAaagtttgacattgagattcgggataagaagggcgtggagaatgtggtggctgaccacctaagtcgaatggtaCATGAGGAAGCATCGCCAATTCCTGAAACCTTTCCCGATGAGCAATTAATGtctatccag
- the LOC137746062 gene encoding L-type lectin-domain containing receptor kinase IV.1-like, with the protein MLTNDSQEKSHAFYPNPVTFKNSYSDTNAFSFSTTFVFAIRSAYATLSGHGMAFVISPTRGIPGAFPPQYMGLCNNTNNNETNCVFAVELDTIWNNELGDINNNHVGIDINGLRSEKSAPAGYYAQNNGGFRNLTLISGQPMQVWVEYDDAKKKIDVTLAPIVVDKPQIPLLSLKRDLSMVLNKTMYVGFSSSTGSFLSSHYVLGWSFATNGQAQEIVLSQLPKLPRIGGKKRSNLVAIGVPVISVSLVLLAISGLMYGIRRRKKFAELLEDWELEYGPQRFKYKDLYIATKGFKEKELLGTGGFGKVYRGILPSSKTEIAVKRVSHDSRQGMKEFVAEIASIGRLRHRNLVPLLGYCRRKGELLLVYDYMPNGSLDKYLFDQPVVTLNWKQRFRVIRGVASGLFYLHEGWEQVVVHRDVKASNVLLDEELNGRLGDFGLARLYDHGKDPQTTRVVGTLGYLAPEHTRTGKATTQADVFSFGAFLLEVACGRRPIGTQGQDREIILVDWVYSCWKRGNILEARDPNLGTEFIVEEVELVFKLGLLCSHSVPSARPSMRQVVQYLEGDIPLLELPLDCLSARDLTFAHHEGFDDFVKSYSSSTSKGISYVPEPTLLSGGR; encoded by the coding sequence ATGCTTACAAATGACTCTCAAGAGAAAAGCCATGCCTTCTACCCTAACCCAGTCACCTTCAAGAACTCATACTCTGATACCAATGCTTTCTCATTTTCTACGACATTTGTGTTCGCTATCAGATCGGCGTATGCAACTCTGAGCGGTCATGGAATGGCCTTTGTCATTTCTCCAACAAGGGGGATTCCTGGAGCTTTTCCGCCCCAGTACATGGGCCTTTGCAATAACACCAACAACAATGAAACCAATTGTGTTTTTGCTGTAGAACTTGATACCATATGGAATAACGAATTAGGTGACATCAACAACAACCATGTTGGGATTGATATTAATGGTTTGCGCTCAGAGAAATCAGCTCCGGCAGGATATTATGCTCAGAACAATGGGGGGTTCCGGAACTTGACCCTCATTAGTGGTCAACCAATGCAAGTTTGGGTGGAATATGATGACGCCAAGAAGAAAATCGACGTCACTTTGGCTCCAATCGTTGTTGATAAACCCCAAATTCCACTCTTGTCTTTGAAGCGTGACCTTTCCATGGTCCTTAACAAGACTATGTATGTTGGCTTCTCCTCATCCACTGGCTCGTTCCTCAGTTCTCATTATGTTTTAGGATGGAGCTTTGCAACGAATGGCCAGGCTCAAGAAATTGTTCTCTCACAACTTCCTAAGCTGCCCCGGATAGGAGGTAAAAAAAGATCTAATCTTGTAGCCATTGGCGTGCCTGTGATATCGGTGAGTTTAGTGTTGCTAGCGATTTCAGGTCTAATGTATGGCATAAGacggaggaagaaatttgcagaGCTTCTTGAAGATTGGGAGCTGGAATATGGTCCTCAAAGGTTTAAATACAAAGATTTATATATAGCCACAAAAGGGTTCAAGGAAAAAGAGCTTTTGGGAACTGGGGGATTTGGCAAGGTCTATAGAGGCATATTACCTTCCTCTAAAACTGAGATTGCGGTAAAGAGGGTCTCACATGATTCAAGACAGGGGATGAAGGAGTTTGTTGCAGAAATTGCTAGCATCGGCAGGCTTCGCCACCGGAATTTAGTACCACTCTTGGGGTATTGCAGAAGAAAAGGGGAGCTGCTTCTGGTCTATGATTACATGCCTAATGGGAGCCTGGACAAGTACCTCTTTGACCAACCAGTGGTCACTCTCAATTGGAAGCAGAGGTTTAGAGTCATCAGAGGCGTCGCTTCGGGGTTGTTTTATCTTCACGAAGGATGGGAACAAGTTGTGGTTCACAGAGATGTGAAGGCCAGTAATGTTTTACTTGATGAGGAATTGAATGGTAGATTAGGAGATTTTGGGCTTGCAAGATTATATGACCACGGAAAGGACCCTCAGACTACTCGTGTAGTTGGAACACTCGGGTATCTAGCTCCAGAGCATACTAGAACAGGCAAGGCTACAACACAAGCTGATGTGTTTTCTTTCGGTGCATTTTTGCTTGAAGTTGCCTGTGGAAGAAGGCCAATAGGGACACAAGGTCAAGATCGAGAGATAATTCTGGTTGATTGGGTGTATTCTTGTTGGAAGAGAGGTAATATACTTGAGGCAAGAGATCCAAACTTGGGTACAGAATTTATAGTTGAGGAAGTGGAATTGGTATTCAAGCTCGGGCTTTTGTGCTCTCATTCGGTTCCTTCAGCCAGGCCAAGCATGCGCCAAGTTGTGCAGTATTTGGAGGGTGACATTCCTTTGCTGGAGTTGCCACTTGATTGTCTTTCTGCCAGAGACTTAACATTTGCGCACCATGAGGGTTTCGATGATTTTGTAAAGTCATATTCGTCGTCAACGAGCAAGGGAATTTCATATGTTCCAGAGCCGACATTACTCTCAGGTGGTCGCTGA